From Andrena cerasifolii isolate SP2316 chromosome 12, iyAndCera1_principal, whole genome shotgun sequence, a single genomic window includes:
- the LOC143375086 gene encoding sodium-dependent nutrient amino acid transporter 1: MQKETSKGVQNGCSNPGFVMEETWEGRSLEVTRESTPRCSMAAEEMEVQSSWNNSIEFLMSCIAMSIGFGNIWRFPFTAYENGGGVFLIPYIIVLFLVGKPFYYLEMILGQFSSSSSIKMWSVSPGFVGVGWAQFCSTIALMTYYSSLMSLTLFFLVASFSAELPWSKCKEEWGHYCIDSGRKANTSASSARGFDAVAEDMEEQYRSSAELYFLKVVLQEKDSIDDGIGLPNWKLTICLLCSWLSVILISFQGVKSSGKASYFLAIFPYVILLSLLVKAVTLEGAVTGILFFVTPKWSKLLDPSIWYAAVTQCFFSLSVCFGAIVTYSSHNDFKHNIYRDALIVTSLDTVTSLIAGCTIFGILGNLAHEMGVEDINKVVRSGAGLAFISYPDAIAKFSFLPQLFAVLFFVMMFVLGVGSIVGMVSGVVTALKEKLPNVTIWKIVVPVCLMGFAVSTVYVTPGGQFLLTLVDYYGTSFVVFILASFEITAVTWLYGIQNFLDDLEFMLDRKTSSYWRICWFLVVPLILIIIFFYTVATLSPVTYAGKAFPTSAHAAGATLLCFSVFQIPFWMMVEMVKNRNLSLLQNLKTSFLPTSEWGPKGTKCKKDWLLFKEEKAKERRLRAQPGWLRLINTLFRVKPK; encoded by the exons ATGCAGAAGGAAACG AGTAAAGGCGTGCAAAATGGATGCAGCAACCCTGGCTTCGTCATGGAGGAGACTTGGGAAGGGAGGTCCTTGGAGGTGACCAGGGAATCAACCCCTCGATGCTCAATGGCCGCGGAGGAGATGGAAGTGCAGAGCAGCTGGAATAACAGCATAGAGTTCCTCATGTCCTGCATCGCCATGTCCATTGGTTTCGGCAACATATGGAGGTTCCCGTTCACTGCTTATGAAAACGGTGGAGGGGTATTCCTGATTCCTTACATCATCGTCCTGTTCCTAGTTGGTAAACCGTTTTACTATCTGGAGATGATCCTGGGACAGTTTTCATCGTCCTCTTCTATTAAAATGTGGAGCGTGTCCCCTGGGTTTGTTG GGGTCGGCTGGGCGCAATTCTGCTCGACCATTGCACTGATGACGTACTATAGCTCGTTGATGTCTCTGACGCTGTTTTTCCTGGTTGCTTCCTTTTCTGCTGAGCTGCCCTGGTCCAAGTGCAAGGAGGAATGGGGGCATTACTGTATAGACTCTGGGAGGAAGGCGAATACTAGTGCTAGCAGTGCTCGTGGCTTCGATGCAGTGGCGGAGGATATGGAGGAACAGTACAGGAGCTCTGCTGAGCTTTACTTCCT AAAAGTGGTTCTCCAAGAGAAAGACAGTATCGACGATGGAATTGGATTGCCAAACTGGAAGCTGACGATATGCCTGCTCTGCAGCTGGCTTTCTGTAATCCTCATATCGTTCCAAGGTGTGAAAAGTTCGGGAAAAGCCTCCTATTTCCTAGCAATTTTCCCATACGTCATTCTACTCAGTCTCCTCGTGAAAGCAGTTACTCTGGAAGGTGCTGTAACCGGTATCTTATTCTTCGTCACACCAAAATGGTCCAAGCTCTTGGACCCAAGCATTTGGTACGCAGCTGTCACGCAATGCTTCTTCTCACTATCCGTCTGCTTTGGCGCCATCGTCACCTACTCCTCGCACAATGACTTCAAGCACAACATCTACAG GGATGCACTTATCGTGACAAGTTTGGACACAGTGACGAGCTTGATAGCTGGTTGCACGATTTTTGGAATTTTGGGTAATCTGGCCCACGAAATGGGTGTGGAGGACATCAACAAAGTGGTTAGATCCGGGGCTGGTCTGGCGTTCATTTCCTACCCTGACGCAATAGCGAAATTTAGTTTCCTGCCGCAG CTGTTTGCAGTTCTCTTCTTTGTGATGATGTTCGTCCTGGGCGTGGGCAGCATCGTAGGAATGGTCTCTGGGGTGGTCACAGCCCTTAAAGAGAAGCTTCCAAATGTGACAATCTGGAAAATCGTCGTCCCTGTCTGCCTAATGGGATTTGCGGTCAGCACAGTTTATGTAACTCCG GGCGGGCAGTTCTTGTTGACGTTGGTGGATTATTATGGTACATCGTTTGTCGTGTTCATATTGGCTTCCTTTGAGATCACCGCGGTCACCTGGTTGTATG GAATACAAAACTTCCTGGACGACCTGGAGTTCATGTTAGACAGGAAGACGTCTAGCTACTGGAGGATCTGCTGGTTCCTCGTGGTCCCCttaattttaataatcattTTCTTCTACACCGTGGCCACTTTGTCGCCGGTAACTTACGCTGGCAAAGCATTCCCCACTTCCGCCCACGCGGCTGGCGCAACTCTACTCTGCTTCAGCGTCTTCCAAATACCGTTTTGGATGATGGTGGAGATGGTGAAGAACAGGAATCTGTCTCTGTTACAG AATTTGAAGACATCCTTCCTACCAACTTCAGAATGGGGACCAAAAGGTACCAAGTGCAAGAAAGACTGGCTCCTCTTCAAAGAAGAGAAAGCAAAGGAGAGAAGACTCAGGGCTCAGCCCGGGTGGCTTCGACTGATAAACACGTTGTTTCGCGTGAAACCCAAGTAA
- the LOC143375102 gene encoding uncharacterized protein LOC143375102, producing MTEEEKIQDTTFKEAEKMTEEEKIEDTICNPCMNVICSLLPKEPEESKKQSKITKQPDPILVPREEIEKFLHERCISECLIRTLLKVGFTDEFVRLLKAMGFTNEDITMLQNLWSLDLKDAEETDSSVSLPSSSDEYLSSDGLYLKNMLSKPLANALREIVTKKPFDPVEYLGHWLLNYKICEEREKRQRDWELELLIERERLRPRDVEDEVFVPLRCEEEEEHVGDWNYLNYEG from the exons ATGACCGAAGAAGAAAAAATACAGGATACTACTTTTAAGGAAGCTGAGAAGATGAccgaagaagaaaaaatagaGGATACTATTTGTAATCCTTGCATGAACGTAATTTGTTCCTTGTTGCCCAAAGAACCTGAAGAATCTAAAAAACAATCCAAAATCACAAAACAGCCGGACCCAATATTGGTACCACGAGAAGAAATCGAAAAGTTCTTACACGAAAGATGCATAAGCGAGTGTCTGATAAGAACTTTACTGAAAGTTGGTTTCACAGATGAATTCGTTAG ACTCTTAAAGGCCATGGGCTTCACCAATGAAGACATCACGATGTTGCAGAATTTGTGGAGCCTCGACTTAAAAGATGCAGAGGAAACCGATTCCTCCGTATCCCTCCCTTCTTCTTCTGACGAATATTTATCTTCAGATGGGCTTTACTTGAAAAATATGCTGAGTAAACCTCTGGCGAACGCTCTTCGAGAGATCGTTACCAAGAAGCCTTTCGATCCAGTCGAGTACCTTGGCCACTGGCTGCTTAATTACAAA ATTTGCGAGGAAAGGGAAAAAAGGCAAAGGGACTGGGAACTGGAGTTgctgatagaaagagaaaggCTCAGGCCACGT gacGTGGAAGACGAGGTATTTGTGCCGCTCAGAtgcgaagaggaggaagaacacGTGGGAGATTGGAATTACTTGAATTACGAAGGATAA
- the LOC143375090 gene encoding sodium-dependent nutrient amino acid transporter 1, producing the protein MGYTKNNLADDVGVPGSYRLSVVSGAEKQVENGTTPGKVENNFERAQWDSNLEFLMSCVAFSVGLGNVWRFPSTAYENGGGAFLIPYIVVLFIIGKPVYYLEMIMGQFSSRSCVEVWSMSPAFKGIGYGLTISVFSVVTYYCSLMALTLYYLLASFQSVLPWAVCWKEWGDGCFDSTSAGNELANVNKSSSADWYFRKVVLNEAGIGDGLGAPSWKLVLTLFFSWACVFVVLSKGVKSTGKAAYFLALFPYVIMITLLVRAVTLEGAVDGIIFLFMPTWEKIFEPAVWYAAVTQSFFSLGVCFGAVTMYSSYNRFNHNSLRDCNVVTTMDLGTSLIAGTTIFGILGNLAHESGKDDISTVVRAGTGLAFISYPEALAKFAVVPQLFAVLFFLMLFVLGIGTTVAFTGVISSIVKDRFPRFRDWTVAAGVTSAGFLVGIVYCTRGGQYILNLVDYFGGTFIIVFLAFFEVIAVSWVYGIDNFLDDTEFMAGRRPSFYWRICWCCLTPLSLLAILIYFLSELTPIMYNGEYYPTSAYAAGWTILVLGVIQLPIWMIVTRMQSKGKLMDILKPTSDWGPRDPTKHKEWMDFKEAKRVSRMGLTKKRSRIVAMLIGEN; encoded by the exons ATGGGTTACACGAAG AACAACCTCGCGGATGACGTAGGTGTGCCTGGCTCATATAGACTCTCTGTCGTGTCTGGCGCTGAGAAGCAGGTCGAAAACGGG ACGACACCAGGGAAGGTGGAGAATAATTTCGAGCGGGCGCAATGGGACAGCAATCTGGAATTCCTGATGTCCTGCGTGGCGTTCTCGGTTGGCCTGGGCAACGTTTGGCGGTTTCCTTCCACTGCGTACGAGAACGGGGGCGGTGCGTTTTTGATACCTTACATCGTCGTGTTATTCATCATTGGGAAGCCTGTTTACTACTTGGAGATGATCATGGGGCAGTTCAGCAGCAGGTCCTGCGTTGAAGTCTGGTCCATGTCGCCTGCTTTCAAAG GGATCGGGTATGGTCTCACCATTTCCGTCTTCTCGGTGGTCACTTATTATTGCTCGCTGATGGCGCTGACACTGTACTACCTGTTGGCCAGTTTTCAGTCGGTCCTCCCTTGGGCCGTGTGCTGGAAAGAATGGGGCGATGGGTGCTTCGACAGCACGTCAGCTGGCAACGAGTTGGCGAATGTTAATAAAAGTAGCTCGGCTGATTGGTACTTTCG CAAGGTGGTCCTCAACGAAGCTGGGATCGGGGATGGTCTTGGAGCTCCATCTTGGAAGCTGGTGCTTACACTCTTCTTCAGCTGGGCCTGTGTGTTTGTAGTACTTAGCAAAGGCGTCAAGAGCACTGGAAAAGCTGCTTACTTCCTCGCTCTGTTCCCTTACGTGATCATGATTACGTTGTTAGTAAGGGCAGTGACTCTCGAAGGAGCTGTGGATGGTATAATATTCTTGTTCATGCCAACTTGGGAGAAAATATTCGAACCTGCTGTTTGGTATGCAGCTGTCACTCAATCATTCTTCTCCCTTGGAGTTTGCTTCGGCGCTGTAACCATGTACTCGTCTTACAATCGGTTCAATCACAATTCGTTAAG AGATTGCAACGTGGTGACCACCATGGATCTGGGCACCAGTTTAATCGCTGGAACGACGATCTTCGGCATCCTAGGCAACCTTGCCCACGAATCGGGTAAAGATGACATCAGCACAGTGGTCCGTGCTGGCACAGGTCTGGCTTTCATCTCTTACCCAGAAGCTCTCGCGAAGTTCGCAGTGGTACCCCAGCTGTTCGCGGTGCTCTTCTTCCTCATGCTCTTCGTTCTGGGAATCGGCACAACGGTGGCCTTCACTGGGGTCATCAGCAGCATCGTCAAGGACAGGTTTCCACGGTTCCGAGACTGGACCGTCGCTGCTGGCGTCACCAGCGCTGGCTTTCTCGTTGGAATCGTTTATTGCACGAGA GGTGGGCAGTATATATTAAACTTGGTCGATTACTTTGGCGGGACGTTTATTATAGTGTTTCTGGCTTTCTTCGAAGTGATCGCAGTTTCGTGGGTGTACG GCATCGATAACTTTTTGGATGACACAGAATTCATGGCTGGCAGAAGACCATCGTTTTATTGGAGAATCTGCTGGTGCTGCCTGACTCCACTATCCCTGCTCGCTATCTTGATCTATTTTCTCTCCGAACTGACTCCTATCATGTACAATGGCGAATATTATCCAACTTCTGCATATG CTGCTGGTTGGACGATTTTAGTGTTGGGAGTGATTCAGCTGCCCATTTGGATGATCGTTACCAGGATGCAGAGCAAAGGCAAACTTATGGAT ATCCTGAAACCGACCTCTGATTGGGGCCCCAGGGACCCCACTAAGCACAAAGAATGGATGGACTTTAAGGAAGCGAAGAGGGTATCGAGGATGGGCTTGACTAAGAAGAGGTCCAGAATCGTTGCAATGCTGATCGGGGAGAATTGA